In the genome of Eggerthella sp. YY7918, one region contains:
- a CDS encoding 4Fe-4S dicluster domain-containing protein codes for MRYGMLIDLDKCIGCGACAAACKQEHATGASIYYNRIVRSEQGEYPTSKLVSLPYACMHCMTPKCAEVCSTGATYRDTETGIVRIDYETCDGCGACEAACPYEVRQFNPPEGDTSDQYWGADQEPTPFEQAKTQNRVPGVAQKCQLCHERLEAGGIPACVETCIVGARVFGDLDDPASEVSLAIEKRAAEVLLPDEKTGPSIYYAGEIPV; via the coding sequence ATGAGATACGGAATGCTTATTGATCTTGATAAATGCATCGGTTGCGGCGCTTGCGCGGCGGCGTGCAAGCAGGAACACGCGACGGGAGCATCCATTTACTACAATCGCATCGTGCGAAGCGAACAGGGGGAATACCCTACCTCGAAACTCGTTTCACTGCCGTATGCGTGCATGCACTGCATGACGCCGAAGTGTGCCGAAGTCTGCTCGACGGGAGCGACGTATCGCGATACCGAAACGGGCATCGTGCGCATCGACTATGAAACATGCGATGGGTGCGGCGCGTGCGAGGCGGCCTGCCCCTACGAGGTGCGGCAGTTCAATCCGCCCGAGGGCGACACCTCCGATCAATACTGGGGAGCCGACCAGGAGCCGACGCCGTTTGAGCAGGCGAAAACGCAGAATCGCGTTCCTGGCGTAGCCCAAAAGTGCCAACTGTGTCACGAGCGCCTTGAGGCCGGCGGTATTCCTGCCTGCGTGGAAACCTGCATTGTCGGTGCGCGTGTGTTTGGCGACCTTGACGACCCGGCAAGCGAAGTGTCCCTTGCGATAGAAAAACGCGCGGCCGAGGTATTGCTGCCGGACGAGAAGACGGGTCCTTCTATTTACTATGCGGGAGAAATTCCGGTATAG
- a CDS encoding molybdopterin-dependent oxidoreductase, with protein sequence MSITRRGFLEACGGVCAAAAIGGTLTGCAGEGASSAGSAEATTTTSRGYCRMCMMGRCGNVVTMEDGVVTRVTGDPEAAVNKGRLCPRGNSAIMNLYNPHRIKSPLKRTNPEKGLDVDPQWEEISWDEAFDIVGEKLKAIHDSDPRKLIFSTGFGMMDYFVTAGPFFALAFGTPNWIQANGPLCSVHYMTETIMASFPGTTADYIHGEYVVWLGHTAGATFCSADGDSQALVDAIERGMEMVVIDPRASGDSALGEWVPILPGADTPFLLGMFNSMLFEVGVYDEEFLTKRSNAPYLIGADGDYVRGENGKPMMWDETAGAAKEFDQDFETIALEGAFDVNGAPVKTGFTLVKEAMAQFTPDWASGICQIPADTIRRIARDFVDHAHIGETIEIDGTVMPLRPVCIMGGPGSLNHQDGTYGDMVSKLICELVGAMDVPGGLQGCNYGPVLAPNEDGLVQPVREALGECEFAYPPNHLDLSEYFPYRHAMPYMLYQNLTENKLVDFDYEPEMLFVAGGNSIVGCTEPEMIAKAISSLPFVACIAYHMDEVALLSDVVFPEPAMLERTSINANGGPAMVMGLDNAGVQDVMFREGVPPLYDTKHAHEIMMELLDRAGALPAYYEMVNHACMLGEVTNVVLREDLQLEAGKRYEITDIWDRALKSEFGDDKGLDYAREHGFIENRLSLAECYNYMYFPEGQTRYQFYLQSHLMNGRKIKEGIHATGAPDLGLTDEVIDFFYDAVPHWKEPPALHENAEYPLHAFRFKTPEAPFRLGGCDDNAWLVSQAADQNPYHGTVLMHPDAAAEQGLADGDRVVVESKYGSTKGNLYVTKLVHPQSVGFGGAVGRLAASLGVEKADLPNFNSLLGARVDDIDITTGGVDICARVSVRKA encoded by the coding sequence ATGAGTATTACACGAAGAGGGTTCTTGGAAGCATGCGGGGGCGTGTGCGCGGCGGCCGCGATAGGAGGGACACTGACGGGCTGCGCAGGTGAAGGGGCCAGCTCGGCCGGTTCGGCTGAGGCCACGACCACCACGAGTCGCGGCTATTGCCGCATGTGCATGATGGGGCGTTGCGGCAACGTGGTGACCATGGAAGACGGCGTGGTTACGCGCGTTACGGGCGATCCGGAAGCGGCGGTCAACAAAGGGCGTCTTTGTCCGCGCGGCAACAGCGCCATCATGAACCTCTATAATCCCCATCGCATCAAAAGCCCGCTTAAGCGTACGAATCCCGAAAAGGGTTTGGACGTCGATCCTCAGTGGGAAGAAATATCGTGGGATGAAGCGTTCGATATCGTTGGTGAGAAGCTGAAGGCCATTCACGATTCCGATCCGCGCAAACTCATTTTCTCCACGGGCTTTGGCATGATGGATTATTTTGTGACGGCAGGCCCCTTCTTCGCACTTGCCTTCGGCACGCCGAATTGGATTCAGGCGAACGGCCCTCTGTGCTCTGTGCACTACATGACCGAGACGATCATGGCCAGTTTCCCCGGCACGACGGCCGACTACATCCATGGCGAATATGTCGTATGGCTGGGGCATACAGCGGGAGCGACGTTCTGCTCTGCCGACGGCGACAGCCAGGCGCTCGTTGACGCGATCGAGCGCGGCATGGAGATGGTTGTGATCGATCCGCGCGCAAGCGGAGACTCGGCTTTGGGTGAGTGGGTTCCTATTCTTCCCGGCGCCGACACGCCGTTTCTTCTGGGCATGTTCAACTCGATGCTGTTCGAGGTGGGCGTATACGACGAAGAGTTTTTGACCAAGCGCTCCAACGCTCCGTATCTGATAGGGGCCGACGGCGATTACGTGCGCGGCGAGAACGGCAAGCCGATGATGTGGGACGAGACTGCCGGTGCGGCGAAGGAGTTCGATCAGGACTTTGAAACGATAGCGCTTGAAGGCGCCTTCGACGTAAACGGAGCGCCTGTCAAGACGGGATTCACCTTGGTCAAGGAGGCGATGGCTCAGTTCACGCCCGATTGGGCATCGGGCATTTGCCAAATTCCCGCCGACACCATCCGACGCATTGCTCGGGATTTCGTCGATCATGCGCACATCGGCGAGACCATCGAGATTGATGGGACGGTTATGCCGCTTCGGCCCGTGTGCATCATGGGCGGCCCAGGTTCGCTCAACCATCAAGACGGTACCTATGGCGACATGGTTTCGAAGCTCATTTGCGAACTGGTGGGGGCCATGGATGTGCCCGGCGGCTTGCAGGGTTGCAACTATGGACCGGTGCTCGCCCCGAACGAGGACGGTCTTGTGCAGCCCGTCCGCGAAGCGCTCGGCGAGTGCGAATTCGCTTATCCGCCGAACCACCTGGATCTGTCGGAATACTTCCCGTATCGCCATGCGATGCCCTACATGCTGTACCAGAACTTGACCGAGAACAAGCTGGTGGACTTCGACTACGAGCCGGAGATGCTTTTCGTGGCCGGCGGCAACAGCATCGTTGGATGCACGGAGCCGGAGATGATCGCCAAGGCCATCAGCTCGCTGCCCTTTGTGGCGTGCATCGCCTACCACATGGACGAGGTGGCGCTCCTGTCCGATGTCGTGTTCCCCGAACCGGCCATGCTCGAGCGCACGTCCATCAATGCAAACGGCGGCCCCGCTATGGTGATGGGCCTCGACAACGCGGGCGTGCAGGACGTTATGTTCCGCGAAGGCGTGCCGCCGCTCTACGACACCAAGCATGCCCACGAGATCATGATGGAGTTGCTCGACCGGGCTGGTGCGCTGCCGGCATATTACGAGATGGTCAACCATGCCTGCATGCTGGGTGAAGTGACCAACGTTGTTCTGAGGGAAGACTTGCAGCTTGAAGCGGGCAAACGCTACGAGATTACCGACATCTGGGATCGTGCTCTCAAGTCCGAGTTCGGCGACGACAAGGGTCTTGACTATGCGCGCGAGCACGGCTTCATCGAAAACCGTCTGTCGCTCGCCGAATGCTACAACTATATGTACTTCCCCGAAGGTCAGACGCGCTATCAGTTCTATCTACAGTCGCACCTGATGAACGGCCGCAAGATCAAAGAGGGCATCCATGCGACGGGAGCGCCCGACCTCGGTTTGACCGACGAGGTGATCGACTTCTTCTACGATGCCGTTCCCCATTGGAAAGAGCCTCCGGCTTTACATGAAAATGCCGAATACCCCCTCCACGCATTCCGATTCAAAACGCCGGAGGCTCCCTTCAGGCTGGGCGGCTGCGACGACAACGCATGGCTCGTTTCGCAGGCAGCCGATCAAAATCCGTATCACGGCACGGTGCTTATGCATCCAGATGCGGCGGCTGAACAGGGACTTGCCGACGGCGATCGCGTCGTGGTCGAGTCGAAGTACGGAAGCACAAAAGGAAACCTCTACGTCACCAAGCTTGTGCATCCTCAAAGCGTGGGCTTCGGTGGAGCGGTGGGGCGCTTGGCCGCGTCGCTTGGCGTCGAGAAGGCAGACCTGCCGAACTTCAACAGTCTGCTCGGTGCGCGCGTGGATGACATTGACATCACAACGGGTGGGGTCGACATCTGCGCCCGTGTATCCGTTCGAAAGGCATAA
- a CDS encoding helix-turn-helix domain-containing protein, whose product MYSSLRKKLLGQKIRELRLAKGLSQVDLGLMIGSSKSQIWALENGHTNPKLDTLCKIADALDVRVSDLISF is encoded by the coding sequence ATGTATAGTTCACTCCGCAAAAAGCTTTTGGGGCAAAAGATTCGCGAACTCAGACTCGCGAAAGGGCTGTCACAGGTTGACTTAGGCTTGATGATAGGATCGAGTAAGAGTCAGATCTGGGCCCTTGAAAATGGCCATACCAACCCCAAGCTCGATACCTTATGCAAGATCGCCGACGCGCTTGATGTTCGCGTAAGTGATCTCATTTCGTTTTAA
- a CDS encoding aldehyde dehydrogenase family protein, with product MENPAQKSYQLYIGGEWVDASDGATVDVYCPANGEQLSTIADASKDDVDRAVEAAWKAFETWSKTDKAQRAIILNKVADIIEENAEHFALLETLDNGKPIRETRAIDVAYSVDHFRYFAGVLLADTGEADMLPGNMMSLVLHEPIGVVGQIVPWNFPFLMAAWKLAPVLAAGDCTVFKPSSTTSLTVLELAKLTEGIIPPGVFNVVTGRGSKSGQYILDHPDISKLAFTGSTEVGRDVARAAAERLIPATLELGGKSANIIFPDCKWDMMLDGIQLGILFNQGQVCCAGSRIFVHEDIYDKFVEDACTAFSKVKVGMPWEDDTQMGSQIDQNQMNKILDYIEIAKQEGGRVLCGGERATEGDLAKGAFLKPTLLEVPNNSCRVAQEEIFGPVAVVIKFKDEQEVIDMANDSVYGLGGAVWTRDINRAFRVAQGVRTGRMWVNTYNQIPSGAPFGGYKESGIGRETHKVMLEHYTQTKNIMINLNETPSGFYPEK from the coding sequence ATGGAAAATCCTGCTCAGAAATCCTATCAGCTCTATATTGGCGGCGAGTGGGTCGATGCCTCGGATGGTGCGACGGTCGATGTGTACTGTCCGGCCAATGGCGAGCAACTCTCCACCATTGCCGACGCTTCGAAAGATGATGTGGATCGCGCGGTCGAGGCTGCGTGGAAGGCGTTTGAGACTTGGAGCAAGACCGACAAGGCGCAGCGGGCCATCATCCTCAACAAAGTTGCCGATATCATCGAGGAAAACGCCGAACACTTTGCGTTGCTTGAGACGCTTGACAACGGCAAGCCCATCCGCGAAACGCGCGCCATCGACGTGGCCTACTCTGTCGATCATTTCCGCTACTTTGCCGGTGTGCTTCTGGCCGATACCGGTGAGGCGGATATGCTTCCCGGCAATATGATGTCGCTTGTGCTGCACGAACCCATCGGCGTGGTAGGGCAGATCGTTCCGTGGAATTTCCCGTTCCTCATGGCCGCATGGAAGCTTGCTCCCGTGCTTGCGGCCGGCGACTGCACGGTGTTCAAGCCTTCGTCTACGACTTCGCTCACGGTGCTTGAACTGGCGAAACTCACCGAAGGTATCATCCCGCCGGGCGTATTCAACGTGGTGACGGGTCGCGGTTCGAAGTCCGGTCAGTACATCCTTGATCATCCCGACATCAGTAAGCTCGCATTTACCGGCTCCACTGAGGTTGGTCGCGATGTCGCCCGTGCGGCAGCCGAGCGCCTCATCCCGGCGACGTTGGAGCTGGGCGGCAAGTCGGCCAACATCATCTTCCCCGATTGCAAGTGGGATATGATGCTCGACGGCATTCAGCTGGGCATCCTGTTCAACCAGGGCCAGGTGTGCTGCGCCGGCAGCCGCATCTTTGTGCACGAAGACATTTACGACAAGTTCGTCGAGGACGCGTGCACGGCGTTCAGCAAGGTGAAGGTGGGCATGCCCTGGGAGGATGACACCCAGATGGGCAGCCAGATCGACCAGAACCAGATGAACAAGATTCTCGACTACATCGAGATTGCCAAGCAGGAAGGCGGCCGCGTGCTCTGCGGCGGCGAGCGAGCTACCGAAGGCGACCTGGCCAAGGGCGCGTTCTTGAAGCCGACACTGCTGGAAGTGCCCAACAACTCGTGCCGCGTGGCGCAGGAGGAAATCTTCGGACCGGTGGCCGTGGTCATCAAGTTCAAGGATGAGCAGGAAGTCATCGATATGGCCAACGATTCGGTGTATGGCCTCGGCGGCGCGGTGTGGACGCGCGACATCAACCGCGCCTTCCGCGTGGCGCAGGGCGTGCGCACGGGTCGCATGTGGGTGAACACCTACAATCAGATTCCGTCCGGCGCGCCGTTCGGCGGCTACAAGGAGTCCGGCATCGGCCGCGAGACGCACAAGGTCATGCTCGAGCACTACACGCAGACGAAGAACATCATGATCAATCTGAACGAGACCCCGAGCGGCTTCTATCCTGAAAAGTAA
- a CDS encoding TetR/AcrR family transcriptional regulator, translating into MGKREDNKKRTEQRLLDAGIRLLGGPNGENVTVQDIADEAGVSRATFFNYFDSKQDIATAFGRRQRESIFAFAETLPEDMPTADKILAVLRADIDSVHHRLGNVTFARYIMMSVFGNERLARAELQNWDLLAQMYGDILTHGIDRGEVPSDLDIPLASRMIVEMYFSAQSEFLFGSTEVPCAELIERRARMLFTGFGIS; encoded by the coding sequence ATGGGCAAACGCGAGGACAACAAAAAGCGAACTGAACAGCGGCTTCTTGATGCGGGCATCAGACTGCTCGGAGGACCTAACGGAGAAAATGTCACTGTTCAAGATATCGCCGACGAAGCAGGCGTGTCGCGAGCGACCTTCTTCAACTACTTCGACAGCAAGCAGGATATCGCTACGGCATTCGGTCGTCGTCAGCGCGAAAGTATCTTTGCTTTTGCCGAGACGCTCCCCGAAGATATGCCGACGGCGGATAAAATCCTGGCGGTGCTGCGTGCCGATATCGATAGCGTCCATCATCGACTTGGCAACGTTACGTTTGCGCGCTATATCATGATGTCGGTTTTCGGAAATGAGAGGCTTGCTCGCGCCGAGCTGCAAAACTGGGATTTGCTTGCTCAGATGTATGGCGATATTCTCACGCACGGCATTGATCGGGGAGAGGTGCCCTCAGATTTGGACATCCCTTTGGCCTCGCGCATGATTGTTGAAATGTACTTTTCGGCGCAGTCTGAATTTCTATTCGGTTCTACTGAGGTCCCGTGCGCGGAACTTATCGAACGCCGCGCACGGATGCTCTTTACCGGTTTCGGGATTTCATAA
- the serA gene encoding phosphoglycerate dehydrogenase produces the protein MAKKVLVTEKVADEGLAILREKGFEVDVKLKLSPEELIATIPDYHALIVRSVTKVTREVIEAADKLRIIGRAGVTVDSIDVEAATEQGIIVCNAPTSNIVSAAEHTMALMLACARNVPQANASMHAGEWGRSRFVGVELYEKTLAIFGLGRVGGLVAERARAFGMNLIGYDPYCSPERAAQLGVTLYNDVDTIVPLADFITVHLPRTGETVGMFGPEQYARMKDGVVLVNAARGGVFNVESLANFVAAGKIGAVGLDMFEEEPCTDSPLHEFSNAILTPHLGASTVEAQRRAGMQIAEYVAAGLEGSIVPTALNMAPVPPEVMDAVGPYVPACQVMGRMLAQMNGEMPKNLKLTAAGTLADSDTSILVAGTLKGLLSYKKVATVSPVNADAVAQRHGISVETFSQSDAGAYASAVSVVADGTEVACTMAAQSQMGRLVSLRGYKLDIAPAAQSLVFEYVDAPGRVGVIGTILGDAGINITTMQIGTKPEEQCALVYVNVEGDVDDALLTRLRSELTDLKNLWYIKL, from the coding sequence ATGGCGAAAAAGGTGCTTGTTACCGAGAAAGTGGCAGATGAAGGGCTCGCGATTTTGCGCGAGAAGGGCTTTGAGGTCGACGTTAAGCTGAAGCTGTCGCCCGAGGAGTTGATCGCGACAATTCCCGACTACCATGCGCTCATCGTGCGCTCGGTCACCAAGGTAACGCGTGAGGTCATCGAGGCTGCCGACAAGCTGCGCATCATCGGTCGCGCGGGTGTAACGGTGGACAGTATCGATGTCGAGGCCGCCACCGAACAAGGCATTATCGTATGCAATGCACCCACGTCAAACATCGTTTCCGCCGCCGAGCACACCATGGCGCTTATGCTGGCGTGCGCCCGCAACGTGCCCCAGGCAAACGCTTCCATGCATGCGGGCGAGTGGGGAAGAAGTCGCTTTGTCGGCGTCGAGCTCTACGAAAAGACGCTCGCCATTTTCGGCCTTGGCCGCGTCGGCGGGTTGGTGGCCGAGCGCGCGCGTGCCTTTGGCATGAACCTCATCGGTTACGATCCGTACTGCAGTCCTGAGCGGGCAGCTCAGCTGGGCGTGACGCTCTACAACGATGTGGATACCATCGTTCCTTTGGCCGACTTCATCACGGTGCATCTGCCCAGAACGGGCGAGACGGTGGGGATGTTCGGCCCCGAGCAGTACGCCCGCATGAAAGACGGCGTTGTGCTGGTGAACGCGGCGCGCGGCGGCGTTTTTAACGTCGAGTCGTTGGCCAACTTTGTCGCGGCGGGCAAGATTGGCGCTGTCGGGTTGGACATGTTCGAGGAAGAACCCTGCACAGACAGTCCCCTGCACGAGTTCAGCAACGCCATCCTCACGCCGCACTTGGGCGCTTCCACCGTCGAGGCGCAGCGTCGCGCGGGCATGCAGATAGCCGAATACGTTGCGGCAGGCCTGGAGGGTTCCATCGTGCCGACGGCGCTCAACATGGCCCCTGTGCCGCCCGAGGTCATGGACGCGGTTGGCCCCTATGTGCCGGCGTGCCAGGTGATGGGTCGCATGCTTGCTCAGATGAATGGCGAGATGCCGAAAAATCTCAAGCTGACCGCTGCGGGCACCTTGGCAGATTCCGATACGTCCATCCTGGTTGCGGGCACGCTCAAGGGGCTTTTGTCGTACAAGAAGGTGGCTACGGTCAGCCCGGTGAACGCCGACGCGGTTGCGCAGCGCCACGGCATTTCGGTGGAAACCTTCTCCCAGTCCGATGCGGGCGCCTATGCCTCTGCCGTGTCCGTTGTGGCTGACGGCACCGAGGTCGCCTGCACCATGGCAGCGCAGTCGCAGATGGGCCGCCTTGTGTCGCTGCGCGGCTACAAGCTGGACATCGCCCCCGCGGCGCAGTCGCTCGTGTTTGAATACGTGGATGCCCCCGGGCGCGTGGGGGTTATCGGAACCATTCTGGGCGACGCGGGCATCAACATCACCACCATGCAGATTGGCACGAAGCCCGAGGAGCAGTGTGCGCTTGTGTACGTGAACGTGGAAGGCGACGTGGACGACGCCCTTCTTACGCGCCTGCGGAGCGAGCTGACCGACCTCAAAAACCTGTGGTACATAAAGCTGTAG
- a CDS encoding 2-isopropylmalate synthase has product MTRKINIFDTTLRDGEQSPGASMNTEEKLVVARQLLRLNVDIIEAGFPISSPGDFESVRRVAELAGDKAIVCGLTRAVEKDIDSAADALKYAKRPRIQTGLGVSPSHLHDKLRITEDECVERAVKCVKYAKKFVEDVQFYAEDAGRSDYAFLARVIEAVIKAGATVVNIPDTTGYSLPEEYGARIKYLMDNVDGIDDVTVSVHCHNDLGMATALSLAGVRNGATQVECTINGLGERAGNTAMEEVVMGIKMHGEELDGHTDINTREFMKASRLVSSITGMSVQANKAIVGANAFAHSSGIHQDGVLKKRDTYEIIDPAEVGAGQSQIVLTARSGHAALKHRLDELGYELEGAALDQVYEAFLDLADKKKEVYDEDLESLVNERDRNETALYALEGVQISCGFPLTPTATVTLRNQADQVVTACEYGTGPVDAMCKAVNKIVQVDNDLTEFSVQSVTRGIDALGEVTIRVTDPDGEVYTGRGADGDIIVSSTKAYLNALNRLLGDKLEHRK; this is encoded by the coding sequence ATGACTCGCAAGATTAACATCTTCGACACCACATTGCGCGACGGCGAGCAGTCGCCGGGCGCATCCATGAACACCGAGGAGAAACTGGTTGTTGCGCGTCAGCTTCTACGCCTTAATGTCGACATCATTGAAGCCGGTTTCCCCATTTCGAGTCCTGGCGACTTCGAGTCTGTTCGCCGCGTCGCCGAACTGGCGGGCGACAAGGCTATTGTCTGCGGTCTGACGCGTGCGGTCGAAAAGGACATCGATTCGGCGGCCGACGCACTCAAGTACGCCAAACGTCCCCGCATCCAGACGGGTCTTGGCGTGAGCCCCAGCCACTTGCACGATAAGCTGCGCATCACCGAAGATGAATGCGTCGAGCGCGCGGTCAAGTGCGTGAAGTATGCAAAGAAGTTCGTCGAGGACGTGCAGTTCTACGCCGAGGATGCGGGCCGCTCGGACTACGCTTTCCTTGCGCGCGTAATCGAGGCGGTCATCAAGGCCGGTGCGACGGTGGTGAACATCCCCGACACGACAGGCTATTCGCTACCCGAGGAATACGGTGCGCGCATCAAGTATCTCATGGATAACGTGGACGGCATCGACGACGTCACCGTGTCCGTGCATTGCCACAACGACCTGGGTATGGCCACGGCGCTGTCGCTTGCAGGCGTGCGAAATGGCGCGACGCAGGTTGAGTGCACCATCAACGGCCTGGGAGAGCGCGCAGGAAACACGGCCATGGAAGAAGTGGTCATGGGCATAAAAATGCACGGCGAGGAACTGGACGGGCATACCGACATCAACACGCGCGAATTCATGAAGGCAAGCCGTCTTGTGTCGTCTATCACGGGCATGAGCGTGCAGGCTAATAAGGCCATCGTGGGCGCAAATGCGTTCGCCCATTCTTCGGGCATTCATCAGGACGGCGTGCTGAAGAAGCGCGACACCTACGAGATTATCGACCCGGCTGAGGTCGGTGCCGGCCAGAGCCAGATTGTGCTCACGGCGCGCAGCGGACATGCGGCGCTCAAGCATCGCTTGGACGAGTTGGGCTACGAGCTTGAGGGTGCGGCCCTCGATCAGGTCTACGAGGCCTTCCTCGATCTGGCCGACAAGAAGAAGGAAGTCTACGACGAGGATTTGGAAAGCCTTGTTAACGAGCGTGATCGTAACGAGACGGCTCTTTATGCGCTTGAGGGTGTGCAGATCAGCTGCGGTTTCCCGCTTACGCCTACGGCGACGGTTACCCTGCGCAACCAGGCCGACCAGGTGGTTACCGCTTGCGAGTACGGCACCGGTCCGGTGGATGCCATGTGCAAGGCAGTCAACAAGATCGTGCAGGTGGACAACGACCTGACCGAGTTCTCGGTACAATCCGTCACGCGCGGCATCGATGCGCTCGGCGAGGTAACCATTCGCGTGACCGATCCCGACGGGGAAGTGTACACGGGACGCGGTGCGGACGGCGACATCATCGTTTCGTCCACAAAGGCCTACCTCAACGCGCTTAACCGTCTGCTCGGCGATAAGCTTGAGCATCGCAAATAA
- a CDS encoding SDR family NAD(P)-dependent oxidoreductase, with product MKGLEGKVAIITGCAQGLGVSLMRAYHEAGAKVIAIDIQGEKLRNEVAKLDTDDVIAVEGDITNEHLWTDVCALAIEKWGHLEILVNNAALQNMKDITVEAPDEFRRAIDVNLTAPYLAIREFQKVATKCSEKSLSSIINISSTGGIMGGLCTSGCASYNASKGGLRLLTKHAAYALAKDGIRVNSVHPGAMATQMMYDYRAAHPESVDKAKVNQPLAPHATPPENVADMCVFLSSDSCNTMTGSEVVVDCGFTAGKN from the coding sequence ATGAAGGGTTTAGAGGGAAAAGTTGCTATTATCACTGGTTGTGCTCAGGGTTTGGGTGTGTCGCTTATGCGGGCGTATCATGAGGCCGGTGCCAAGGTTATTGCAATTGACATTCAGGGAGAAAAGCTTCGCAACGAAGTGGCCAAGCTTGATACTGATGACGTAATTGCCGTTGAGGGCGACATTACTAACGAACATCTTTGGACAGACGTTTGTGCTCTCGCCATAGAGAAGTGGGGACATCTGGAGATACTGGTCAACAACGCTGCCTTGCAGAATATGAAGGATATCACCGTTGAAGCTCCCGATGAGTTCCGTCGTGCAATCGATGTTAATCTGACAGCGCCATATCTTGCTATTCGAGAGTTTCAGAAGGTTGCAACGAAATGTTCAGAAAAGTCCCTTAGTTCGATCATTAATATTAGCTCCACCGGCGGCATAATGGGAGGCCTGTGCACGAGTGGTTGCGCTTCATACAATGCGAGCAAGGGTGGTCTTCGACTTTTGACAAAGCATGCTGCTTACGCACTTGCCAAGGATGGTATCCGAGTCAATTCGGTGCATCCTGGCGCAATGGCTACTCAGATGATGTACGACTACCGAGCGGCGCATCCCGAATCGGTCGATAAGGCCAAAGTGAATCAGCCGCTCGCTCCGCATGCAACTCCTCCGGAGAACGTAGCAGACATGTGTGTCTTTTTGTCGAGCGATTCTTGCAACACTATGACTGGATCCGAAGTTGTGGTCGACTGCGGGTTTACAGCGGGAAAGAACTAG